A portion of the Coraliomargarita parva genome contains these proteins:
- a CDS encoding LamG domain-containing protein, with the protein MTSLTPKIIGKLTATTALFVAMALSSEAQTLISHYTLDGTVADSGSLGIDGALLNDAGFTAGGAGSFSQALSTDSVGSQNFFRADTSDNSAFGLDAITIAMWVNISSFNDTDRLLSNVTSSTGFDFYLTNSGTSSGDYRLVFNFNSTSGAVYSSDDAALQTTEWVFVAVTYDSSIVSGDNVFFYVGNESTSLALTSGAQKSGSIVTSTADLEIGGTPATGNDRTPVSLFNDVRIYDGALSLSELEGLRVAVIPEPSTYAMGLGLIGLLFVFARRQRK; encoded by the coding sequence ATGACATCATTAACTCCAAAAATCATCGGTAAGTTGACCGCTACGACGGCGCTTTTCGTGGCCATGGCTCTGAGTTCAGAGGCCCAGACGCTCATCTCCCACTATACCCTGGACGGGACCGTAGCGGATTCGGGAAGTCTCGGAATCGACGGAGCACTGCTCAACGATGCCGGCTTTACGGCAGGGGGGGCGGGCTCATTCAGCCAGGCACTTTCCACGGACAGTGTTGGTTCGCAGAATTTCTTCAGGGCGGATACCTCGGACAATTCGGCTTTTGGGCTCGATGCCATTACTATTGCGATGTGGGTGAACATCAGCTCTTTCAACGACACGGATCGTCTTCTCTCGAATGTGACTTCCAGCACAGGCTTTGACTTTTACTTGACTAACTCTGGCACGAGTTCTGGAGACTACCGCCTGGTATTCAACTTTAACAGCACTTCGGGCGCTGTCTATTCCAGCGATGATGCTGCATTGCAAACCACTGAGTGGGTCTTTGTCGCGGTCACTTACGACAGCTCGATCGTATCCGGCGATAATGTCTTCTTCTATGTGGGCAATGAGTCGACATCGCTGGCATTGACTAGTGGTGCGCAGAAGAGCGGATCAATTGTCACAAGTACCGCGGATTTGGAAATTGGAGGGACCCCTGCAACAGGAAATGACCGCACTCCCGTCTCGCTCTTCAACGATGTCCGGATTTACGACGGTGCTTTGAGCCTTTCCGAGTTGGAAGGACTGCGTGTTGCAGTGATTCCGGAGCCTTCTACATACGCGATGGGTCTGGGACTGATCGGGTTGCTCTTCGTTTTTGCCCGCCGCCAGCGGAAGTAG
- a CDS encoding glycoside hydrolase family 5 protein → MYLIRHLPLCILFVIPFLAQAADKTDAPRLSSELAPSYIQNGDFESALSEGQVPESWRAGTEGKIERLNEEDGYAYMRLTALAENQLVQLVQDAPLPEGLKGVVFHARFRNENVQFGKGGWLCDARARFRFYDADMQPVGPKLKDIIFFSQAQPWTQISRDYLVPEGAAYFRVNLCLNRPKSGILDLDEVRLLAMSEDRFQELEAARLEKIRKKEAEALKKVEDEKIIQTMLQAEPKTRQLGVYGNRLVNADHETVILKGLNIVSLEWSPKGEHIHRSVKVALQEWHANAIRLPVHHGFWFGEGKGSKIPSNDAAAYRQIVDDAVAMAAGEGAYVILDLHSYGAPQEFARRFWLDAAAHYANNPAVLFDLYNEPHGIDWELWRNGGEKEVKKKGSKEPVTVQVVGMQALVEAVRSTGARNVIIAGGLSYALDLRGILNGYALEEQAGGFGIMYATHFYNWHGGWQKHFLDIAEKYPVLVGEFGADKKKMSFIPGNQQENPYTWVPDALGMVQKYNLNYTGFSMHPKATPVLIKDWSYEPTDFWGVFLKEALEGKTFEMKKMR, encoded by the coding sequence ATGTATTTAATAAGACATCTCCCCCTCTGTATCCTGTTTGTCATTCCCTTCCTCGCGCAGGCAGCCGACAAGACGGATGCCCCCCGGCTCTCATCCGAGCTTGCGCCTTCCTACATACAGAACGGCGACTTTGAAAGCGCGCTCAGCGAGGGACAGGTTCCCGAATCCTGGCGCGCCGGCACAGAGGGCAAAATCGAACGCTTGAATGAAGAGGATGGTTATGCCTACATGCGCTTAACCGCCCTAGCGGAAAACCAACTGGTTCAATTAGTACAGGACGCCCCCTTGCCCGAAGGCCTGAAGGGCGTCGTCTTCCATGCCCGATTCCGGAACGAGAATGTCCAGTTCGGCAAGGGCGGCTGGCTCTGCGATGCGCGTGCGCGCTTCCGCTTCTACGACGCCGACATGCAACCGGTGGGCCCAAAGCTCAAGGATATCATTTTCTTTTCCCAGGCCCAGCCCTGGACCCAGATCTCACGCGACTACCTCGTGCCGGAAGGCGCGGCCTATTTCCGGGTCAACTTGTGCCTGAACCGTCCCAAGTCAGGCATCCTTGATCTCGACGAGGTCCGACTGCTTGCCATGTCCGAAGACCGATTCCAGGAGCTCGAAGCGGCACGCTTGGAAAAGATTCGCAAGAAGGAAGCCGAAGCACTCAAAAAGGTCGAGGACGAGAAAATCATCCAAACGATGCTGCAGGCCGAACCAAAGACCCGGCAGTTGGGTGTGTATGGAAACCGTCTGGTCAACGCCGACCATGAGACGGTCATCCTGAAAGGCTTGAATATCGTCAGTCTGGAGTGGTCCCCAAAGGGCGAACACATCCACCGTTCCGTCAAAGTCGCCCTGCAGGAATGGCATGCCAACGCCATCCGTCTGCCGGTGCATCACGGCTTCTGGTTCGGTGAGGGCAAAGGCAGCAAGATTCCGTCAAACGATGCGGCCGCCTATCGCCAAATCGTTGACGATGCCGTGGCCATGGCGGCCGGCGAAGGCGCCTATGTCATACTCGACCTGCACAGTTACGGTGCGCCGCAGGAATTCGCCCGCCGCTTCTGGCTGGATGCGGCCGCACACTATGCCAACAACCCTGCCGTGCTCTTCGACCTTTACAATGAACCACACGGGATCGACTGGGAGCTCTGGCGCAACGGCGGGGAAAAGGAGGTCAAGAAGAAGGGCAGTAAGGAACCGGTCACCGTCCAGGTGGTCGGCATGCAGGCTTTGGTTGAAGCCGTCCGCTCGACCGGAGCCCGCAATGTGATCATCGCGGGTGGGCTCAGTTACGCCTTGGACCTCAGAGGCATCCTGAATGGTTACGCTCTTGAAGAGCAAGCCGGCGGCTTCGGCATCATGTATGCCACCCACTTCTATAACTGGCATGGAGGCTGGCAAAAACACTTCCTCGACATCGCCGAGAAATACCCGGTTCTGGTGGGTGAGTTTGGCGCGGACAAAAAGAAGATGTCCTTTATCCCGGGCAACCAGCAGGAGAATCCATACACCTGGGTGCCCGATGCACTCGGCATGGTCCAAAAGTACAATCTCAACTACACCGGCTTTTCCATGCACCCAAAGGCAACCCCCGTCCTGATCAAGGACTGGTCC
- a CDS encoding helix-turn-helix domain-containing protein, translating to MLTNKSAPLRYLDWNNLRFQLLWIYEGSPSSNVRQVRHALPGLSAWWVRKGSVSIQGGGEEVTGLAGDWVFPPFEGDQRSFSPDFQFVSLRFMASWTEDREAIQEEVPRKCSAEDYPKLERATHKLMKISGKKMLEAKNQMQFVTVKMQNFLSIQCAFLEWIQIYFRVMEDLGAQTYRLVTTDDRVNDAKTYLERAPIDHPMREQDVAKVIGISVAQLNRLFVKDMGMTPCGYFNRRKEEHAKKMLVQTSTPIKRIGYELGFNDPANFTNWFQSKTGQSPKAYRKAILES from the coding sequence ATGCTTACCAATAAGTCCGCTCCCCTGCGCTATCTCGACTGGAACAACCTGCGCTTCCAACTGCTCTGGATTTATGAAGGCTCCCCCTCGAGTAATGTACGTCAGGTTCGCCATGCGCTCCCCGGCTTATCGGCCTGGTGGGTCCGGAAAGGAAGCGTATCCATTCAGGGCGGCGGCGAAGAAGTCACCGGACTTGCCGGTGATTGGGTCTTCCCCCCATTCGAAGGAGACCAGCGCTCCTTCAGCCCGGACTTCCAATTCGTTTCTCTTCGCTTTATGGCAAGTTGGACTGAAGACCGGGAAGCGATACAAGAAGAAGTGCCACGCAAATGCAGCGCCGAGGATTACCCCAAACTGGAACGGGCAACCCATAAGCTGATGAAGATTAGCGGTAAGAAGATGCTCGAGGCCAAAAACCAGATGCAGTTCGTAACGGTCAAAATGCAGAACTTCTTAAGTATACAGTGCGCATTTCTGGAGTGGATACAAATCTACTTCCGGGTGATGGAAGACTTGGGTGCCCAAACCTACCGACTGGTCACGACGGACGACCGGGTCAACGATGCCAAGACCTATCTCGAACGTGCCCCCATCGACCATCCGATGCGCGAACAGGATGTTGCGAAAGTCATCGGGATCAGCGTGGCTCAACTCAATCGTCTCTTCGTGAAGGATATGGGCATGACTCCTTGCGGCTATTTTAACCGGCGCAAAGAGGAACATGCCAAGAAGATGCTGGTCCAGACATCGACCCCGATCAAGCGGATCGGCTACGAGTTGGGCTTCAACGACCCGGCCAACTTCACAAACTGGTTCCAGTCGAAGACGGGACAAAGCCCCAAAGCGTACCGGAAGGCAATCCTGGAGAGTTAG